A single window of Aspergillus puulaauensis MK2 DNA, chromosome 5, nearly complete sequence DNA harbors:
- a CDS encoding uncharacterized protein (COG:S;~EggNog:ENOG410PX1T;~InterPro:IPR036236,IPR013087,IPR007219;~PFAM:PF04082;~go_function: GO:0003677 - DNA binding [Evidence IEA];~go_function: GO:0008270 - zinc ion binding [Evidence IEA];~go_process: GO:0006351 - transcription, DNA-templated [Evidence IEA]): MAQTKQLSDRNKNAAKERRRFKCATCDKSFKRSEHCNRHELMHTQERPFACRYCTKRYGRKDLVKRHERTIHAGLYTDAGPQNHLRHSPDSASSASSGIEADNFDGQPEPTVPERELPGSTHSRSAGEGRKQPQRESLEANPTAGYTGSPPLMQGASLFDAHHLAGPSFLHPGGQDASLGSDSLFLQLLTGGTPGPIAGAPPTERPIGERRDGPGDARSAIWSDGAGGAMLDNFDLNSINLQMDIGQSPVYAWSKNPDNLTLHLPVILREQPTPSPKNIIDEAGFECLHYDACVRLGLSGSPIFHVKELQQFINSYINSFHHHLPFIHLPSFSPINTFNTPSPLALAMASIGALYRLKRRRAHELYTLTEKMISFPSYQASDGPSRAPLWLLQTKILLAYFAIFSNKESLASGMFDRMSFMMLEYQWRRIELQHQANDRKELTWKEWVNYETTKRALCAMFIFSNLLLTTFNLTPGFVIDRDLLIEMPDHEELWAAKSEADWHRLKHTLPDTPQHTMQSILECMIQPPETEAMDPEPYRMSGFTALVVMHAVNIYLWHLNQLAQSVSRFSLGIWPHENLRGALLHAATSTLERCEAALHAGRPQEYESAWDEPEHLLIFNCEALLRVAYRRLLPPSHAFNRLALLTDDREVITRAVKTYAREHLERNIFVTKAAVKAYEGFLAPVTVGALLVSKTAAFTWSVEQAVAGWDSALLLTKWISSIEVDGAEQPPGSDELQIVDDVKHLLEDLDLDCVEGSRPMSLAAVLARAWASFLDDVWVWGITPRMGAILRLLAVEYQEQIESVTA, encoded by the exons ATGGCCCAAACCAAGCAGCTATCGGACAGAAACAAGAATGCGGCCAAGGAACGGCGACGGTTCAAGTGCGCTACTTGCGACAAGTCCTTCAAGCGCAGTGAGCACTGTAACCGCCACGAGTTGATGCACACCCAGGAGCGCCCGTTTGCCTGCCGGTACTGCACCAAGCGATATGGTCGGAA GGATCTTGTCAAGCGGCACGAGCGAACAATACACGCGGGGCTGTATACAGATGCGGGGCCCCAGAATCATCTACGCCACTCCCCAGATTCTGCCTCATCAGCGAGTTCTGGGATCGAGGCTGATAACTTCGACGGGCAACCCGAGCCCACAGTACCAGAGCGTGAGCTACCTGGCAGTACGCACAGTCGATCGGCCGGGGAAGGGCGGAAACAACCCCAACGAGAGAGCCTCGAGGCTAATCCAACTGCCGGCTATACCGGTAGCCCCCCACTCATGCAGGGGGCCAGCCTCTTTGATGCTCACCACCTTGCGGGCCCGTCATTCCTCCACCCCGGGGGACAGGACGCATCTCTAGGATCGGACTCTCTGTTCTTGCAACTCCTAACGGGAGGTACTCCAGGACCGATAGCTGGCGCCCCTCCAACAGAGCGGCCGATCGGCGAGCGGCGGGATGGCCCTGGTGACGCAAGGTCAGCAATTTGGAGCGACGGAGCAGGCGGCGCTATGTTGGATAACTTCGACCTCAACTCCATCAATCTGCAGATGGACATCGGGCAGTCGCCGGTGTATGCGTGGTCCAAAAACCCAGACAACCTGACATTACATTTACCTGTTATTCTGCGGGAACAGCCGACCCCGTCGCCGAAGAACATCATCGATGAGGCCGGCTTTGAATGCCTTCACTACGATGCTTGCGTGCGCCTGGGGCTTTCCGGCTCGCCGATATTCCACGTCAAGGAGCTGCAGCAATTCATAAACAGCTACATAAACagcttccaccaccacctgcCGTTTATTCACTTGCCTTCGTTTTCTCCTATCAACACATTCAATACCCCGTCTCCTCTTGCCTTGGCCATGGCCAGCATCGGGGCGCTGTACCGCCTGAAGCGTCGCCGGGCGCATGAGCTTTATACGCTGACCGAGAAAATG ATATCTTTCCCGTCATATCAAGCTTCGGATGGGCCGAGTCGTGCTCCTCTTTGGTTGCTGCAGACTAAAATCCTCCTCGCGTATTTTGCAATATTCAGCAATAAAGAGAGCTTGGCCTCTGGGATGTTCGATAGGATGAGCTTCATGATGCTG GAATACCAATGGCGACGCATCGAGCTGCAGCACCAAGCCAACGACCGCAAAGAGTTGACGTGGAAGGAATGGGTGAACTACGAGACGACCAAGCGAGCACTGTGCGCCAtgttcatcttcagcaacCTATTACTCACAACTTTCAACCTGACACCAGGCTTCGTGATCGACCGAGATCTCCTAATTGAAATGCCCGACCACGAGGAGCTCTGGGCAGCGAAGTCTGAAGCGGACTGGCACAGGCTGAAGCACACCCTCCCAGATACGCCCCAGCACACCATGCAAAGTATACTGGAATGCATGATCCAGCCCCCAGAAACTGAAGCAATGGACCCGGAGCCCTACCGCATGTCCGGATTCACGGCACTCGTAGTCATGCACGCTGTGAACATCTACCTCTGGCACCTAAACCAGCTCGCTCAGTCAGTAAGTCGCTTTTCGCTAGGAATCTGGCCCCACGAGAACCTGCGCGGCGCGCTCTTGCACGCTGCTACATCAACACTTGAACGCTGCGAGGCAGCACTCCATGCTGGACGGCCACAAGAGTATGAATCTGCCTGGGATGAGCCGGAGCATCTCCTTATTTTTAACTGCGAGGCTTTACTGCGTGTCGCCTATAGGCGGTTGTTGCCTCCTTCGCATGCCTTTAACCGGCTTGCGCTTCTTACAGACGACCGTGAGGTTATTACACGGGCTGTGAAGACGTACGCGCGCGAGCATCTGGAACGGAACATTTTCGTGACCAAAGCCGCTGTAAAGGCGTATGAAGGGTTCCTCGCGCCAGTGACAGTGGGTGCACTGCTGGTAAGCAAGACGGCGGCTTTTACCTGGAGCGTGGAGCAGGCTGTTGCGGGTTGGGACAGTG CTCTCCTGCTCACAAAATGGATCAGCAGCATTGAAGTCGACGGGGCAGAACAACCCCCTGGTAGCGATGAGCTGCAAATCGTGGACGATGTAAAACATCTTCTGGAGGACCTAGATCTCGACTGTGTTGAGGGCAGCCGGCCAATGTCGTTGGCAGCTGTACTCGCCCGGGCGTGGGCGTCTTTTCTCGACGAT GTCTGGGTGTGGGGAATTACGCCCCGGATGGGGGCGATCCTGAGACTGCTTGCAGTGGAATACCAAGAGCAGATAGAGTCGGTAACTGCATGA